The following proteins are encoded in a genomic region of Eriocheir sinensis breed Jianghai 21 chromosome 2, ASM2467909v1, whole genome shotgun sequence:
- the LOC127002058 gene encoding uncharacterized protein LOC127002058 isoform X4 has protein sequence MAGYGQFFSKLMGVKDTVQSHVLEIAETYTSRSEEPGFSSGGARAQRGKMVFLHGVLYLEVIEANGLPDVDTSWFRSAKDVSDPYVTVDTCCGGKKTCRITKTSIIYNSLNPHWGEKFRIEMCHETESLLFTVKDLDLVKVECMGYMSIRADDLLQEEPVTGWFPLIGKDGNPAGSINVSMRYLSVSSITRSNEVPDTVFPLRSGCRVRLYQDAHTPAISPITDVQTASGEQYQPPQLWEDITQALENAQQLIYIIGWSVKADVSLIRNGECENLGDLLKRKANDGVRVMVMVWNEAMSTDLYTSGVMGTHDEETRIFFEGTEVEVFLSPRQKNKGKIMENNFVSTLYTHHQKCVIVDAEAEGDERRRLVAFAGGIDLTDGRWDTPEHPLFKTLPEQHQHDFYNGVCTASVKTGPRQPWHDIHMYMEGQVAYDLLTNFVERWRRQATDRENRLLAVNEDDFVLDWEAPDENPWSVQFFRSINSDSAQFDTNVLDRLLARKGRLFDNSIQRAYVHHIRRAKRFIYLENQYFLGSAHGWLVQEAKCPHLIPIELTTRIINAIKAGEDFRVYVVVPIHPEGDPTSSAVQEILHWQHRTMEMMYRKIARAIRKARIEAHPTDYLSFFCLGKREGPDEVPEGLDQPDSNSVAAKVRESLRFMIYVHSKMAIFDDEYIIVGSANINERSMSGNRDTEMAVGAFQPQFTKEECGDGEIEGDVRTFRMSLWAEHCGAHMEEHKSPSSTACMAALKTLGEANLQKYLSPEPEHNDSHLMTYPLAVSDDGHVELREDCPKFPDTGGSVTGKNSNFLPNSLTT, from the exons ATGGCGGGGTACGGTCAGTTCTTCTCCAAACTGATGGGGGTGAAGGACACTGTGCAGTCCCACGTCTTGGAGATTGCCGAGACCTACACGAGCAGGAGCGAGGAGCCAG GTTTCAGCAGCGGCGGAGCGCGTGCCCAGCGAGGCAAGATGGTCTTCCTGCATGGAGTTCTCTACTTGGAGGTGATTGAGGCGAATGGGCTCCCTGATGTGGACACCTCGTGGTTCCGCTCTGCCAAGGACGTCTCTGACCCCTACGTGACGGTGGACACATGCTGCGGTGGCAAGAAGACATGTcgcatcaccaagacctccatcATCTACAACTCACTTAACCCACACTGGGGCGAGAAGTTCCGGATTGAGATGTGTCACGAAACGGAATCACTCTTATTCACTGTTAAAGATCTCGACCTGGTGAAGGTGGAGTGTATGGGCTACATGAGCATCCGTGCCGATGACCTGTTGCAAGAAGAGCCTGTCACCGGATGGTTCCCGCTCATTGGCAAGGACGGCAACCCTGCAGGCTCTATCAATGTATCAATGCGatatctctctgtctcctccatcACTCGCTCTAACGAGGTGCCAGACACTGTGTTTCCACTTCGCAGTGGCTGCCGCGTTCGTCTCTACCAGGACGCCCACACGCCAGCGATATCGCCTATCACCGACGTGCAAACGGCCAGCGGGGAGCAGTATCAACCGCCGCAGCTGTGGGAGGACATCACCCAGGCCTTGGAAAACGCCCAGCAACTTATTTATATTATCGGATGGAGCGTCAAGGCAGACGTAAGTTTGATACGAAATGGCGAGTGCGAAAACCTGGGTGACCTGTTGAAGCGTAAAGCGAATGACGGCgtaagggtgatggtgatggtatggaATGAGGCCATGAGCACAGATCTGTACACGTCTGGCGTCATGGGGACTCATGACGAGGAGACACGCATCTTTTTCGAGGGTACTGAGGTGGAGGTATTCCTTTCCCCACGTCAGAAAAACAAAGGCAAGATCATGGAGAACAACTTTGTGTCCACGCTTTATACTCATCACCAAAAGTGTGTCATCGTGGACGCCGAGGCAGAGGGCGACGAACGGCGGCGTCTGGTGGCATTTGCTGGAGGTATCGACCTGACGGATGGACGATGGGACACACCTGAACATCCACTCTTCAAAACTCTTCCCGAGCAGCACCAACACGATTTTTACAATGGAGTGTGTACGGCCAGCGTGAAGACAGGCCCGCGTCAACCATGGCACGACATTCATATGTATATGGAAGGGCAAGTTGCCTATGACCTTCTCACCAACTTTGTTGAGAGATGGCGGCGTCAGGCCACGGACAGGGAGAATCGTTTGCTGGCCGTCAATGAAGATGACTTTGTACTGGACTGGGAGGCCCCTGATGAGAACCCTTGGAGTGTGCAGTTCTTCCGCTccataaattcagattcagcacaATTTGACACCAATGTGTTAGATCGCCTCCTGGCCAGGAAGGGGCGACTTTTTGACAACTCCATCCAGCGAGCCTATGTCCACCACATCCGACGAGCCAAACGATTCATTTACCTGGAGAATCAGTATTTCCTCGGGTCGGCTCATGGCTGGTTGGTACAAGAGGCCAAGTGCCCTCACCTCATTCCCATCGAGCTCACCACCAGGATCATCAATGCCATCAAGGCGGGTGAAGACTTCCGGGTGTACGTTGTGGTGCCTATCCATCCTGAGGGTGATCCCACCTCCTCTGCCGTGCAGGAGATCCTTCACTGGCAACATCGCACCATGGAAATGATGTACAGGAAGATCGCCAGAGCCATTCGCAAGGCTCGGATCGAGGCCCACCCCACTGACTACCTCAGCTTCTTCTGTCTAGGCAAGCGTGAGGGACCAGATGAAGTGCCAGAGGGACTGGATCAACCAGACTCCAACTCAGTGGCTGCAAAGGTGCGTGAGAGCCTCCGCTTTATGATTTATGTGCATTCTAAGATGGCCATCTTTGATGACGAGTACATAATCGTGGGCTCAGCCAACATTAATGAGCGCAGCATGAGTGGTAACAGAGATACAGAAATGGCAGTGGGTGCCTTCCAGCCTCAGTTCACCAAAGAGgaatgtggtgatggtgagatagagggagatgtGCGCACGTTCCGCATGTCTCTTTGGGCAGAGCACTGTGGTGCTCACATGGAGGAGCACAAGAGCCCCTCATCCACAGCCTGTATGGCTGCCCTCAAGACTCTGGGTGAAGCCAACCTCCAGAAGTACCTCTCACCTGAGCCAGAACATAATGATTCTCACCTGATGACATACCCACTTGCAGTGTCTGATGATGGCCATGTTGAGTTGAGGGAAGACTGCCCAAAATTCCCAGACACTGGTGGCTCTGTCACTGGTAAGAACTCAAACTTCTTGCCAAACTCCCTCACCACATGA
- the LOC127002058 gene encoding uncharacterized protein LOC127002058 isoform X5, with the protein MPRKCGAGVGECFDTCSSILLQPFRCLTRCFSSGGARAQRGKMVFLHGVLYLEVIEANGLPDVDTSWFRSAKDVSDPYVTVDTCCGGKKTCRITKTSIIYNSLNPHWGEKFRIEMCHETESLLFTVKDLDLVKVECMGYMSIRADDLLQEEPVTGWFPLIGKDGNPAGSINVSMRYLSVSSITRSNEVPDTVFPLRSGCRVRLYQDAHTPAISPITDVQTASGEQYQPPQLWEDITQALENAQQLIYIIGWSVKADVSLIRNGECENLGDLLKRKANDGVRVMVMVWNEAMSTDLYTSGVMGTHDEETRIFFEGTEVEVFLSPRQKNKGKIMENNFVSTLYTHHQKCVIVDAEAEGDERRRLVAFAGGIDLTDGRWDTPEHPLFKTLPEQHQHDFYNGVCTASVKTGPRQPWHDIHMYMEGQVAYDLLTNFVERWRRQATDRENRLLAVNEDDFVLDWEAPDENPWSVQFFRSINSDSAQFDTNVLDRLLARKGRLFDNSIQRAYVHHIRRAKRFIYLENQYFLGSAHGWLVQEAKCPHLIPIELTTRIINAIKAGEDFRVYVVVPIHPEGDPTSSAVQEILHWQHRTMEMMYRKIARAIRKARIEAHPTDYLSFFCLGKREGPDEVPEGLDQPDSNSVAAKVRESLRFMIYVHSKMAIFDDEYIIVGSANINERSMSGNRDTEMAVGAFQPQFTKEECGDGEIEGDVRTFRMSLWAEHCGAHMEEHKSPSSTACMAALKTLGEANLQKYLSPEPEHNDSHLMTYPLAVSDDGHVELREDCPKFPDTGGSVTGKNSNFLPNSLTT; encoded by the exons ATGCCTCGTAAATGTGGTGCTGGTGTGGGGGAATGTTTTGATACTTGCTCAAGCATCCTCCTCCAACCATTCCGTTGTCTGACGCGAT GTTTCAGCAGCGGCGGAGCGCGTGCCCAGCGAGGCAAGATGGTCTTCCTGCATGGAGTTCTCTACTTGGAGGTGATTGAGGCGAATGGGCTCCCTGATGTGGACACCTCGTGGTTCCGCTCTGCCAAGGACGTCTCTGACCCCTACGTGACGGTGGACACATGCTGCGGTGGCAAGAAGACATGTcgcatcaccaagacctccatcATCTACAACTCACTTAACCCACACTGGGGCGAGAAGTTCCGGATTGAGATGTGTCACGAAACGGAATCACTCTTATTCACTGTTAAAGATCTCGACCTGGTGAAGGTGGAGTGTATGGGCTACATGAGCATCCGTGCCGATGACCTGTTGCAAGAAGAGCCTGTCACCGGATGGTTCCCGCTCATTGGCAAGGACGGCAACCCTGCAGGCTCTATCAATGTATCAATGCGatatctctctgtctcctccatcACTCGCTCTAACGAGGTGCCAGACACTGTGTTTCCACTTCGCAGTGGCTGCCGCGTTCGTCTCTACCAGGACGCCCACACGCCAGCGATATCGCCTATCACCGACGTGCAAACGGCCAGCGGGGAGCAGTATCAACCGCCGCAGCTGTGGGAGGACATCACCCAGGCCTTGGAAAACGCCCAGCAACTTATTTATATTATCGGATGGAGCGTCAAGGCAGACGTAAGTTTGATACGAAATGGCGAGTGCGAAAACCTGGGTGACCTGTTGAAGCGTAAAGCGAATGACGGCgtaagggtgatggtgatggtatggaATGAGGCCATGAGCACAGATCTGTACACGTCTGGCGTCATGGGGACTCATGACGAGGAGACACGCATCTTTTTCGAGGGTACTGAGGTGGAGGTATTCCTTTCCCCACGTCAGAAAAACAAAGGCAAGATCATGGAGAACAACTTTGTGTCCACGCTTTATACTCATCACCAAAAGTGTGTCATCGTGGACGCCGAGGCAGAGGGCGACGAACGGCGGCGTCTGGTGGCATTTGCTGGAGGTATCGACCTGACGGATGGACGATGGGACACACCTGAACATCCACTCTTCAAAACTCTTCCCGAGCAGCACCAACACGATTTTTACAATGGAGTGTGTACGGCCAGCGTGAAGACAGGCCCGCGTCAACCATGGCACGACATTCATATGTATATGGAAGGGCAAGTTGCCTATGACCTTCTCACCAACTTTGTTGAGAGATGGCGGCGTCAGGCCACGGACAGGGAGAATCGTTTGCTGGCCGTCAATGAAGATGACTTTGTACTGGACTGGGAGGCCCCTGATGAGAACCCTTGGAGTGTGCAGTTCTTCCGCTccataaattcagattcagcacaATTTGACACCAATGTGTTAGATCGCCTCCTGGCCAGGAAGGGGCGACTTTTTGACAACTCCATCCAGCGAGCCTATGTCCACCACATCCGACGAGCCAAACGATTCATTTACCTGGAGAATCAGTATTTCCTCGGGTCGGCTCATGGCTGGTTGGTACAAGAGGCCAAGTGCCCTCACCTCATTCCCATCGAGCTCACCACCAGGATCATCAATGCCATCAAGGCGGGTGAAGACTTCCGGGTGTACGTTGTGGTGCCTATCCATCCTGAGGGTGATCCCACCTCCTCTGCCGTGCAGGAGATCCTTCACTGGCAACATCGCACCATGGAAATGATGTACAGGAAGATCGCCAGAGCCATTCGCAAGGCTCGGATCGAGGCCCACCCCACTGACTACCTCAGCTTCTTCTGTCTAGGCAAGCGTGAGGGACCAGATGAAGTGCCAGAGGGACTGGATCAACCAGACTCCAACTCAGTGGCTGCAAAGGTGCGTGAGAGCCTCCGCTTTATGATTTATGTGCATTCTAAGATGGCCATCTTTGATGACGAGTACATAATCGTGGGCTCAGCCAACATTAATGAGCGCAGCATGAGTGGTAACAGAGATACAGAAATGGCAGTGGGTGCCTTCCAGCCTCAGTTCACCAAAGAGgaatgtggtgatggtgagatagagggagatgtGCGCACGTTCCGCATGTCTCTTTGGGCAGAGCACTGTGGTGCTCACATGGAGGAGCACAAGAGCCCCTCATCCACAGCCTGTATGGCTGCCCTCAAGACTCTGGGTGAAGCCAACCTCCAGAAGTACCTCTCACCTGAGCCAGAACATAATGATTCTCACCTGATGACATACCCACTTGCAGTGTCTGATGATGGCCATGTTGAGTTGAGGGAAGACTGCCCAAAATTCCCAGACACTGGTGGCTCTGTCACTGGTAAGAACTCAAACTTCTTGCCAAACTCCCTCACCACATGA